The DNA window aaattttgaattatatattcaaatttacaCGGTCtacaattattgaaaaatttattttcaaactcattttgagGTAAAtatcacatcaaacagtaattctttTCTAATCGAAAaatcattctcaaacccaaaagaatattcttacttacattaatttttataactttttaatattatctatatattttacaaacttataaattacatcacaatattataatatcattcaattattgtaaattaattataaaaatttattaaaaattcaaaaattataatacatgaacacaaaaaaaatacataagagattgaaataaaaattatttgtacaaATAAAAAGGAGAtgatttgtaaaaaatattgtaaatttctttttgaacattattataaatttatgttatataaaaaatattatataaatgaattaaattatataaataaattaaattaataattatataaataaacttaatataaaatataggataaaaataaaacatataaaaaaataaaacatataaacaaattaaaatataaataacttatataaatgagtataatatataaaattaaataaataaaaatttgaaaggctaaaatgtaaaaataaataaatatatgcaATTGTATTGAGTAACGACGCATATTTGCGTGCCATAGTCCCAAAATGGTATCATTGGAGATGATCTTAGGAATTCaacttttacttaaaaaaaatttagttgaaaatgaaataatgttatcttcctaattttaaatatataaatattaattaaattaaaaatttaagattttaaatgtgagatgttaaattattttataaatttatcatagTCTTAATTAGTACTATATTATTATGACgctttttttaagttttattttaaaaattcggTAGAGTTGATCGGAgagttaattgttttttcaaaaatttaccAGCGATAATTTCTTGATAATTTCTTGGACAACATTGTtgtatttatctttattttgtgATTGATTGTACTTAAAtgatttatatcatttttttaagttagaTATACATGAACCATctaaatctaaatatatatatatatatatatatatatgaatatgaatgtattttttccaattttatatacatttttacataataaagtgattaatatatacaaattaaaaatatattatttattaaataaatggacacataattttttttaattaattttatacttaattataaatacaaataatataattcaagttattttattatgtgatcaattaaaattttagatctCTTTATCTCAAAtctcataatttaatttttttattgttaaaataatagttttaaatattattaatttattattatatgacatttataaataaaaaatttataaaattttaaccatAGTTAATTTAGTAACATAAATATCATGTATATaataaagagtaatgatagggggagcgaaaaTATTGTAACGAAAGTGTAGCGAATGACACGTGAAAGTGATTAGGATTGATGACTAGGtcttctttaatatatttatttatctctctttctttcattaataatttctctcttctctccatttatattttttctctttttatctattaatttataattgtatatttaaattaattaatatatatataagtaataactgtagaaattaataaatatatatataaaaaagaataagaagttatgaatatgattaattttttttaatttaattaattttttacgattaatagttaattaatttatttatatattttttatatataaataatattaaggagaatgaataaattaaattaataaaatatataaatgcacatattttttaaaatatatattaaattttaaatataaatatatataaaataaaaattaaatatatatatattcataatttgaattatttctcttaaaaaatattcatattaaattattatttctcttctttaaatcattcttatttctcttaaaaaataaaaagtctctttttattcttatttaattttcttataagatatatattaaaattcaccttcaaaataatattataactttcatttttatataacttttccGAATAATTTGTTGTGAGCAATGGAGTgaatactatataattatttatgttgaaaattagtaatttgaattttatttattataaatattaataatttgtattttaagttaaaattacaatttttttttattttaaattaagtaaatatttataataattttataataaaattaaggaagggaaaatattaaataatttatttaaataaaaaaaaattaagagagcgaaattattaaatacagtttggtgacatgtacaatttaaaataaaagagagaaaaattgataCACGTCCTATTTATTAGGTGACATGTACAATGCCACATCATTCGCTACAATtttttcgctccccctatcattactctataataaattaaaggcTTTGAAAACATGTTAAGGAGCCACAATTTAAGGACAAGgccaatattattttaaataaactctaagATAAATTCTGAGCATACAAGTGActaaaattttaagtaaattatagaTTTTGTATAGTAAAccaaattttaagtaaattatagaATTTGATAGTAAACCTTATGACTTATTAGATCatatgattatttgtatcatttCACATTGAAACCTCACATAAATGGAAAAAAAGTGAACACAACTTAAcccaatcttcttcttcatcttcctttttttTGAATTCCAACTCCAAAAACAATGTAGCACCTATATAGCAATACATCTAGTTGGAAATAGCTCTGGCTccaataataatatacaaatgGTTATGTGAGTGAGCAAACCTCCATcgataacaaaaataaattaatccaGCCACAACTCCCACAGAAAAGGTTCGAACTTCTACGGTGGCACTCTTCATGAGATTGTCGGTCATAACTCATCAGCCATACAAAAAGAAATCCCTTCAAACAACTGAAATCATCTTCTTCGATATTAAACTGTCTCTTTTAGGCTAATGTTGATAATACCAATAGGGGATTTAGGTTTATAGTGTTCATCTGTGTCCACCTCCTCAATTTCCTACCAAAAGAAGCAAAATTGTGGTGATAACATTCAGACATTATACAAATTCCAACTGGTAAAAGTAGGTCAACCCACACAAAATAGAGTACCGATTctcaaaaaacagaaaataggCACATTAAGGAGAAGATTTTCTGTCTATCATAAGGCAATCAGAGATAGAAGATCTTTATCAAGTGTTAGACAAAGTCAGAGAAGGTAGTAAAAGATAACATAATGATCAAAGGAAATACCTGCACAATATCTTCACCTTTGATGACTTGCCCAAAAACTATCAACTTTTCATTTAGATCTGGGATTGGGGCGGTTGTAATGAAAAGCTCGAAACCCTTTTTGCCAGGTTTCACCTTAGAGGTACCAAGCATAAATGCTTCGTGTTTCAAGCTGGACGAAAATCACAGCTTCAGTATTCACAGTAAATGAGATCTATAGTACTAGTGTTTAGAAATTAGAGTTCCTATCaacttagagcttgtttgatgcaTTTATTTTTCTCGAAATAATCTTGATGGAAGAAAAATTGGATTAGTTGggttaaataactaatatttaaagTAAAGTAAGGGTATTTTAACTGATGATGTGAATGATATTTATCGATGGtggggttatttggattaatacTGAGTACTTCAGAAGTAGACAATGAGCCAGCACTAACCTTGAGTCAAGATGATTGTTATGTTTTCCTTTAGTAGTCCAATCTTCTGTAGCACCAGGTTCATTTGAGTCACCTCCTTGAATCACAAAGTTCTTAATTACACGATGAAAAGGCATCCCCTTGAAGTGTCCTTTCTGACTGGAAATTATTGTAAAACTAATCAGACATCCCTCTTATCACagttaaaaaaatcaatgagaACCTACAtgcataaaaaagaaaagaaaaaaaggacaATTCGTAGGAGACAGAAAATGAGACAAAAGGGGAAAATAACAGAGCACATGTATCATCTGCTGaagaatttaattgataaagCTGCTGATGTATTAATATAGGGCAATTTATAAAAGTACCCACCATAAAACGATAAATTCATCAACCACCTCAGGTGAACCATCCTTATACAGCTCCACTGTTACTAAACCCTTTGAAGTGCTTAAAATCTATTGAAACGGTGAAAAATAAACATGGTGAACAAGAATAAGGAAAAAAGAAGTGAAAAAGCACATTCATGGTACTGGCTAAACTAAAAGAAACCTTTTTTTTTTGCAACCAGGGTTTTTCTTTGGAGGAGTCTAGCACGATACTccacttaaaaataaaagtggGAATCGAACTTGAGACTATTTTCACTTGAGCTACCTGAtgggttaaaaataaaagtaacttACTGCATATTTgggaatatttgatttatttgaaccAGTAAATGCAGCATCACCCTGCAGGATGCAACCAAGGTTAATTAGGAAGTGACCAGTTGTAAATTGTAACCATAAACCTTAAGGCGATGAAATTGTCTTGGGGCTATATGTGAAATCAACTTAGCAAATCCTAACTAGAAccattgagaaaaataattttaagttgaaCCCTCAAATTATAGCAAGGTAAGAGCTGTAGATGACATAGCCCACTCATGAATATAAGGCAACTTTGATGATCTCAAATTGAGGTAGCCCGGTGTGGAAAAAAGATAAAGGAATATGACAACCACAAAATGCAGTGTCAGATATGAACACATCAAAGTGAGCACCAGAAAATGCAATGTCAGTTATAGGTTTTTGACAACTTGatcaaaatacaataaaatctACATTTGCTATAAACCTCTAAACTCTAACTGATGAATGGAAATTTTTGGATCACACTCCAAAATTTTGCCTCAATCACATTTCTtataccaaacaaacaaaatatcagTTTCATTATTTTTTGGCAATTTTTGAATATCACCGTGATTGTGGAAGAGATTGCGACAAAATACTAGTTTGAAAATAGTCATATCAAAGTGACACCCACAAAATGCAGTTTCAGTTATGAACACATCACAATGACCACCACAAAACGCAGTGTCAGTTATGAACACATCAAAATGACAGTAATTTGACAAAGTTTTCAGAATAAACATACCTCAACACCTGATATAATTCCATCTGTTTGAATTACTGACCTACAAAAGATAGTCACTTCTAAGTCAGAAACCATATTAAATCATTTTACACTAGCTAAGAAATCTTGGTCCAGGAGACTCCTTAGTAACTACAGTGAATAGACTACATCTTATATAACATGAATGCACAAAATAATTGGCTGAAGATGGATtggcattttttttttaaatacatatctAGCAGCAAACTCAACATAAGGTAGAGGCATCTCCAAAAACCCTAAAGAGAAAGAATAAAGGTAAACACAAGAACATCAAGGAAAAAACATTCTACCCTTTTAATCACTAATAAAAAGTTGACTAACAAATATTCATATTACTGCACTAGTTTCACATGTGAGGAAAACGAACCTTTGAGACCAATGTATGTACGTAGAATACAGGAAATAGACCGCCACAACAACAATTAGAGAATATAGAATGATTGTAAGGGTGCCAAAACGACTGggaattttcttcttcttgctttGTTGCAATAAAGCTTGTGGTTTGATCCTCGCCATATGTAAGTGGTTCAGCTCCAACAACTATGGAACTCCTGAAGCACGAACTGGCATATCCCAACACTTAGTCACAACTTTGGAATAATGAATATCGTAAATTAGTAACTCAAGTCCACAATTTACATACGAAATCAAAATAACAGTAAACTCAGTTtctgtcatttttttaattaaaggtaCAAAATACTGATTTCCACAACCAAGGAGAGACACAATGAACTCTTCGATGGAACCACCAATGATAAATTCATCGGCAGTCAAGAGAAATCCTTGACAAGATTGAGAAAACAAAAGCAAGAACCACGTAATCAAGTAAAGAAAGGGAAGCACATCGAATTTATAAGTGTAAACTATGACTGGAAGAAAGGAGCCAATTCACTGAATTGTGTTAGTTGGCATGCCTCTTCCTTTTGAGGTCTGTCTTTCATTTGTTGTCCATTATTTGATTGAACTCGTGACAAcagttttcatatatttttgttggttGTTTTCACCACATACATGCGACCTTCGCGTAAACGTGGAATGGTGAAATTAAAGTTACATcctttcaaaaaagaaaaaaggtaTACTTCCACAACCAAACCATAAGAAAATAACATTCTACCGTATACCAAAATCTTTTCCGAGCATTGTAGCCTATGATTTTCTAAGAAATCCATAATCCATTAGCAAGTTTCTATAGCATCCTTAGTCATAATCACTTCCATGAAAAATATGAACGATAACcaaaattttttttctaattgtgCTAATTGAACTGGTAAGAAGTTGATCAGAAAGATAGATGTacaaacaatgtcatcaaaagCGATGATTTTCGTAATAAATCGAGTGAAAGATCCATAATTATAGTCAATGAACACGTAAATCACTAGCATGCCGCCAGAAGAGGAAGTAAATAAGTGAAACTGGTAGAACGGACGAATTCCGAGTATCTTTTCAGCATATAAAGAATAACCCTAACTTGTGAAAGGTAATCGAACCAGATGAAAGATGATCAATCGAGAAGACGAAAAACATCTTACCTCCTGAAGAGAATCTACTACGTTGATCTGCACCAGCGATGACGAAAATCTGCGATCTTCCTTTCTCTCTATTTCCGctttctcaattttatttttgctcCTTCCCGTCTTCATCGGAGTTTGTTAAGCTATTATCATAAATCATGTGTGTTACAGTTCATTcatttatgtaataattatattttcatggtcaatgaggacaaatatattttaaggaTCACATTATTCAGGTAGATCAATGCCAAAGtgtcaaatttgttttatattggggttaattaaaaatttcaaccatttgaaattctttattttaaaattatatcatacttaacttatttaatagtagttaacttattatttacgtgatatttataaaactagcatgtatcccgtgcatttgcacgagtaataatataaaaaaccgtgaaaaaaatattacggtaaaaattttatggacgggtcaacccacaatccgacccaaatatccatttactctcacatatatccaaattaaccacagctctcgacccgacaatccgaacactttaaaaattaagcatcattatatatatataaaaattagttagttaaaaagttgaacttatattgttaaaatgtcacgtgtttatcaaattttgggttgaatttaaaatataaagtgttattagctcaGTTgtttaaaaggttgtacttgttttgttaggttgcaaatcgaaccatacctatagcatttttaattttatttttaaccgttttaagtttatgggcgggtcaacccacaatccgacctaagtatccatttactttcacatatatccaaattaaccacagttctcgacccgaccggacactttaaaaattaagcatcattatatatatagataataaataaaatattaatattactgAATTAATATCGAATTTCaacgaatttaaaattttatttaccaaATTTCAAAAGTTATCCTAACTCTTTTCGCTAAAATTCGTTagacattaattttttattttatgcttttttttatttgaaaaaacattttatttatttattacacgtaaataataagttacattaaataaaaactcaGAAACAagatatttagttaaaaagaaaataaatataaaatgtagcACGGTGATTTATGATAAAAACCGTCCAAAATTCGGGGTCAACTCTAGTTATGACAAAATCtcgtttttgtataattttaacaataaaaaaccctaaaatgtattattttaaataaaatatccgAAATCCTAATTGTTCCCAATAAGGAGCCCAAATTTGACAATTAAGCTTATtaattgactaatgtattttcCAATACTTAATAATTGATCAAGTTTTCTATActgatttttataattattcgaGTCACCAACTAAAAATTATCAGATTTTTATTGGACTTTTTTGAGATCATTAGTAAAAAGAGGTTAGAGTGACAATTTCGTCTAAGATCTAATcaaattgtttgaaaaattcttttaaatagaCGTCTTTCCACCGAAGATGAGAGAAGACAGACTCGCCTCATAGATGCTCTTACCCATGTTTTGATTGACCTGTAAACCGACAACAAATTTCTCTAACCGACTCTTCcgattttaaaattagttacaTTTATCACGTGTCCCTCCAAAGGACTCCATCACGGTTTCTTTGAAATATGTgcgaaaataaataaaaatcatcaaaattttcGTTTTTTTGGTTAGGAGGCTATtactaaaaaaatcttaaaatcaaataaactaaaaataataatttcatttcattagtAGATGCaacatttttttgaaaagtaaaGAATCAACTGatcatattcttattaattgtAACCTTGCCAATAGCATGTGAGCCCTTTTACAGAATCTCCTTCATTTTCAATGGAATACATCAACAAATGTCGCAAATTTCTGGGTCAAATTGATTGAATTGAGTTATAACAACAATATTGCGAATGATTGTAAACAAATTCCTCTCAATGATCTGGAAAGATCTTacgttgttttatttttttcattccctttagtaatgttttaataaaagttacttttttttcataaaaataaaataatactgcTTAAGATAATGACATTACAAATGACACAATTTTATGAAAAGAAAGTTAATATGATAACTAAAATTGCAGTTACATTATAAGGAACAAATGTGGGAAAGAAGTTAAAAGTAGATGACAGTATGTTGAAACTAAAAAGTATCTAAAGGGATGAAAACATCCTTGGACTTAGTAAACGAGGAGAATCTATGTCCAACAAAAACCGAAAGACAGAACGCGACAACAGAGAACAACAATGAGAAAGCCATGGCTACATCCCAAGGATTCTTCTGCAAATCCTTTGTGGGCATGATGGCTTCACTTGGAAGAACATCAAATCCTATCCAGTCACAACCAATAGAGTAATGTCCAGATGCATGCCATGGTTTTCCATCCTCAGGATACCAAAATGCTACTGAAACTTTGCTGGTTCTTCCTATGGTGAATTGAACATCCTGTGCAGAAACTTTTAAAATGGTTTTATGTTTCGAAAAGTTAATTGGACACAGTTAAATTACCTGTTGTAGACGATCCATTGTCCTAAAAGGTCTCGAAAACTCAAAGTAATATGCACCAGATTGTCCTTCTGATCCATATGGATTGTCTTCCTCCACAAAACCTGTTCAAAGAAACACAACATATGAAAACAGAATCAGATTGCAAAGTTAAAAACAAGAATATGATCAATTTGAGAGATAGAATACCAGAGGAACGAGTGAAGCTGCTATGCCACCACACTCCTTTCCAGTTATGTTTTGTAGCTGAGACATTTCCTACACAAATTGGAATGATCTTTATGTGCTACTTACACATGCAAAACCAATTCTAAAGGGTGCCAACACAATTTCAGATGATACATATTGTGGGCAAGTCACAATTCTAGGTTATATTGTCTCAAACCTGAAGGACCCATTCCATCAAGATAGCGACAGTGTGGATTCCATGCATAGACATCTTCCAAATGGCCAAATCTGTCGATAGAAGGATCAAATATGGAATCTTCGCACACACAGACACAAAAAGgggataaaaaaaactattgatAACTCACCTATTGCCTCTATTTCCATTTATATTGTCAAGAGGATTACTACCATAAAGTCGACCTGGAATGGCATTTCCAGTTGCAAAATGCATGATGTCGACTTCATGTCCATGGCAGGTTTTGCTGGTACATGTATCAGGTGCCTCACTACATCCACCCATCTTACAATATAAACATGCATCTTAGTTTCACATAAGGAATCACATTGACAGAGAATCTAGAAAATGGGAAATAATGCTTAAGAACTGCTTACATTGTAATATGTTGCATTCTCACCAATCTGAAACATAAGAGCAACAGATGCACATCTATGACTATCGCTGAATCCAAAAAAGTTATGTTATATCTAGTAATCAATCATAAAACTGATACAATGCATATTCAGAAACATAAGAATATACCCTTTCAAATACGTGTAAGATCCATCAACTTGTAACATGAAGAAAACCTCACTACCATCATGCAAAGCCtgcaataaattaaaaacatgtaaaaaaaagaAGTAATCGAAGCTGAATCTAAGATAATATTAGACATACCTTGATTGTCATTTCTCCACCTCTGTATTCTTTATCGACATCTGGATCAAGGGCAGGTAATAGAGAGAATTCT is part of the Impatiens glandulifera chromosome 1, dImpGla2.1, whole genome shotgun sequence genome and encodes:
- the LOC124916494 gene encoding uncharacterized protein LOC124916494; translation: MLMMFPVILLLTATLSHSIGQVESHEESGVWSCDSQPEIRLQADFRPGVITLDGHIQDWKDIEGSEFSLLPALDPDVDKEYRGGEMTIKALHDGSEVFFMLQVDGSYTYLKGDSHRCASVALMFQIGENATYYNMGGCSEAPDTCTSKTCHGHEVDIMHFATGNAIPGRLYGSNPLDNINGNRGNRFGHLEDVYAWNPHCRYLDGMGPSGNVSATKHNWKGVWWHSSFTRSSGFVEEDNPYGSEGQSGAYYFEFSRPFRTMDRLQQDVQFTIGRTSKVSVAFWYPEDGKPWHASGHYSIGCDWIGFDVLPSEAIMPTKDLQKNPWDVAMAFSLLFSVVAFCLSVFVGHRFSSFTKSKDVFIPLDTF
- the LOC124916479 gene encoding peptidyl-prolyl cis-trans isomerase CYP21-4-like; the protein is MARIKPQALLQQSKKKKIPSRFGTLTIILYSLIVVVAVYFLYSTYIHWSQRSVIQTDGIISGVEGDAAFTGSNKSNIPKYAILSTSKGLVTVELYKDGSPEVVDEFIVLCQKGHFKGMPFHRVIKNFVIQGGDSNEPGATEDWTTKGKHNNHLDSSLKHEAFMLGTSKVKPGKKGFELFITTAPIPDLNEKLIVFGQVIKGEDIVQEIEEVDTDEHYKPKSPIGIINISLKETV